In the Leptospira sp. WS4.C2 genome, one interval contains:
- a CDS encoding methyl-accepting chemotaxis protein, translating into MEDNYSNLGMRKLKDLIDSFGERSKEIGSVAASIQQIAKQTNLLALNASIEAARAGEHGRGFEIVANEVTKLSFQTSEATKKISDILSRINLENTAANSDVIEMEKQSILDYAELWTSNIAKDLESKFYIMATSLYGLKFLIQSLVHANIGMKREHLLLILQEYLIQNEQQLAYAICCEPNVIDLMDQDYVGKEGHDSQGRFVPYCHRHTGRISIEPLQGYDTAGENEWYTLPRDLGEDIMMEPYDYPIEGKTVKMTSLMTNLFLHSKFAGILGADFSLEQLQAELSPKQIFGIGKTSLLTYNANFASHPDIESLGTRADILTDEAKKAIQRGESFTFIDKSNIARILKPVRIGHSKRPWSILVEFNLISALKK; encoded by the coding sequence ATGGAAGACAATTATTCTAATTTAGGAATGAGAAAACTGAAAGACCTTATCGATTCCTTCGGTGAAAGATCCAAAGAAATTGGTTCGGTTGCGGCCTCAATCCAACAGATTGCAAAACAGACCAACTTACTTGCATTAAATGCTTCTATAGAAGCTGCTCGAGCAGGTGAACACGGCAGAGGATTTGAAATTGTCGCAAATGAAGTGACTAAATTGTCATTTCAAACTTCTGAAGCCACAAAAAAAATCTCTGACATCTTATCTCGAATCAATTTAGAAAATACTGCTGCAAATTCTGATGTCATAGAGATGGAAAAACAATCCATTCTTGACTATGCTGAACTTTGGACTAGCAATATCGCAAAAGATCTCGAATCCAAATTCTATATCATGGCCACCTCTTTGTATGGTTTGAAATTTCTAATCCAAAGTTTGGTCCATGCAAATATTGGAATGAAACGAGAACATTTACTTCTCATCTTACAGGAATACTTGATACAAAATGAACAACAACTTGCTTATGCGATCTGTTGTGAACCAAACGTGATTGATTTAATGGATCAAGATTATGTTGGAAAAGAAGGGCACGATTCCCAAGGTCGATTTGTTCCGTATTGCCATAGGCACACAGGAAGGATATCCATCGAACCTTTACAAGGTTATGACACAGCGGGTGAAAATGAATGGTACACCCTTCCCCGTGATTTAGGCGAAGATATTATGATGGAACCTTACGATTATCCAATAGAAGGGAAAACTGTCAAAATGACGAGCCTCATGACCAATTTATTTTTACATTCTAAATTTGCAGGTATCCTTGGTGCAGATTTCTCCTTGGAACAATTGCAGGCTGAGCTCTCTCCGAAACAAATATTTGGCATTGGCAAAACATCTCTTTTAACCTACAATGCAAACTTTGCCTCCCACCCAGACATTGAATCCTTAGGAACTAGAGCAGATATACTGACAGACGAAGCCAAAAAAGCCATCCAAAGAGGAGAAAGTTTTACTTTCATTGATAAATCAAATATCGCAAGAATTCTAAAGCCAGTTCGCATCGGACATAGTAAAAGACCTTGGAGTATCCTAGTAGAATTTAATTTAATTTCTGCTCTTAAAAAATAA
- a CDS encoding SDR family oxidoreductase has protein sequence MDIDSLLQDLKTLLESPKDLVTISEEKRLELMILCGKISRPDRNEVRKRNRTVRVEKKQTLKIQEKQKTALTGIRRARETAVFKAPLQISNTAGWSWDKAEELSNPKPCYICKTPFTKLHFFYDSMCPNCAELNYSKRFQTTDLRGTVAVITGSRLKIGYQATLLLLRAGARVIATTRFPNDSAIRFAKETDFHLWKDRLQIFGLDLRHTPSVEIFCKFLENHLERLDILINNAAQTVRRPPGFYSHLLDTEKLNILELPPEAQKLLSFYQHCKQELDSYRSDSEMKDAATALAVSWNHKTPGVGIRSSAALSQIPYSHDNSHELEAVFPDGQLDADLQQVDLRKTNSWRLRLGEINTSEMLEVQLVNAVAPFVLCNRLVGLMRKDNTGKKHIINVSAMEGKFHRFKKEDRHPHTNMAKAALNMMTHTSAEDFAKDGIFMNAVDTGWVTDEDPVELAKRKQDLHDFQPPLDIVDGAARVVDPLFDGVNTGKHWIGKFLKDYFPIDW, from the coding sequence ATGGACATTGATTCTTTGTTACAGGATTTAAAAACTCTTTTGGAATCTCCCAAGGACCTTGTAACAATATCAGAAGAAAAACGGTTGGAACTGATGATCCTTTGTGGCAAAATATCGCGGCCCGATCGAAATGAGGTTCGCAAAAGAAACCGAACAGTCCGTGTCGAAAAAAAACAAACACTCAAAATTCAGGAAAAACAGAAAACAGCCCTAACTGGCATCAGGCGAGCCAGAGAAACTGCAGTTTTTAAAGCACCTTTACAAATTTCGAATACTGCCGGCTGGTCCTGGGACAAAGCAGAAGAACTTTCCAATCCCAAACCATGTTATATCTGCAAAACACCATTCACCAAACTTCATTTTTTTTATGATTCAATGTGTCCTAACTGTGCGGAGCTCAATTATTCCAAAAGGTTCCAAACAACAGACCTCCGTGGAACCGTGGCAGTCATTACAGGTTCTCGTTTAAAAATAGGGTATCAAGCAACCTTACTTTTGTTACGTGCAGGTGCTCGAGTCATCGCAACCACAAGGTTTCCCAATGATTCTGCAATTCGTTTTGCCAAAGAAACTGATTTCCACTTATGGAAGGATCGTTTACAAATCTTTGGATTAGATCTAAGGCATACACCGAGTGTAGAAATTTTCTGTAAGTTTTTAGAAAATCATTTAGAAAGATTAGACATCCTGATCAATAATGCGGCTCAAACAGTCAGGCGCCCGCCTGGTTTTTATAGCCACCTCCTGGACACAGAAAAACTAAACATTCTTGAATTACCGCCAGAAGCACAAAAGTTACTTAGTTTTTATCAACACTGCAAACAAGAGTTAGATTCTTATCGGTCGGATTCGGAAATGAAAGACGCTGCCACAGCCCTAGCTGTCAGTTGGAATCATAAAACGCCAGGGGTTGGGATTCGCTCGTCAGCTGCTCTTTCTCAAATCCCCTACTCCCACGACAATTCCCATGAATTGGAAGCAGTATTTCCCGACGGTCAATTAGATGCGGATTTACAACAAGTTGATCTTCGCAAAACAAATAGTTGGCGACTAAGGCTTGGGGAAATCAATACATCTGAAATGTTAGAAGTCCAATTGGTAAATGCAGTAGCGCCGTTTGTACTTTGTAACCGCCTTGTTGGGCTTATGCGAAAGGACAATACGGGAAAAAAACACATCATCAATGTTTCCGCCATGGAAGGAAAATTCCATAGATTCAAAAAAGAGGACCGCCACCCCCACACGAATATGGCAAAGGCAGCCCTCAATATGATGACCCATACTTCTGCAGAGGACTTTGCAAAAGATGGAATTTTTATGAATGCTGTGGATACCGGTTGGGTTACAGACGAAGATCCTGTGGAACTTGCCAAAAGAAAACAGGACCTTCATGATTTCCAACCACCCCTAGATATTGTGGACGGTGCTGCCCGAGTCGTTGATCCCCTGTTTGATGGTGTCAACACAGGGAAACATTGGATTGGTAAATTCCTAAAGGACTACTTTCCGATCGATTGGTAA
- a CDS encoding DinB family protein, translating to MNPLFAENYQILEQGIYLLESISNDRYKQKKQNMDASIGGHFRHILEHYELFWEGLKSGHIDYDNRKRNPELETNRLFALDSMMGYASKFQEETFNLEPLTISQNYNPKNPIPIVTSNLTRELMFLISHTVHHYAIISILVKLDGGEVPEGFGFSPATLFAKVIE from the coding sequence ATGAATCCTTTATTTGCTGAGAACTATCAGATTTTGGAGCAGGGGATTTATCTTTTGGAATCTATTTCGAACGATAGGTATAAACAAAAAAAACAAAATATGGATGCTTCCATTGGAGGACATTTTCGGCATATCCTGGAACATTATGAATTGTTTTGGGAAGGTTTAAAGTCAGGTCATATTGATTATGACAACCGGAAACGAAATCCAGAACTCGAAACCAATCGATTGTTCGCGCTGGATTCGATGATGGGTTATGCATCTAAGTTTCAAGAAGAAACCTTCAATTTAGAACCTCTGACAATTTCTCAAAATTATAATCCAAAAAATCCAATTCCCATCGTAACAAGTAATCTCACACGGGAATTGATGTTTCTTATTTCCCATACGGTGCATCACTATGCTATCATTTCCATATTGGTAAAGTTAGATGGTGGAGAAGTTCCCGAAGGGTTTGGATTTTCTCCTGCTACCTTATTTGCAAAAGTAATAGAATAA
- a CDS encoding ArnT family glycosyltransferase: MFFAVLLILSAIFAMTLGVPDAAFPQGDEIMHIRSIRESLDAGSYTLPVLSGLPNPYKPPLLFWMGMFFDKIFGVSYFSERLVSFLFGLGTLTLFYKLYQSISQSVKETKLATLAFGFSFLSLKFFGLLMMEGAMVFFTLLYVFLFYQSKKSKSATYVAWGSFFVGFGYLLKGPILHIYILLFLLSYLYIKMVRVRRGHFQITFRPLREERKTLLLFTLSFLIPILWISYLYLFTSSGKELLRFFFITENMGKFYAANQSGLRIWGGWLLYTIPFTIPLFHIVWISIRKPSKQKNQIWSISVMVFLLSVTIFHLMPNRKDPYYVTPFIAFLFLLPALKKETWETLILSKYNGYSIPIFYFLFVIIAILLRLPALFALSLLGIIITVGALLALQNEKFRFYGIFLPQLILVPITMFFLIRPMADPDTAKQLIDIDTKEICVIAENPWTAMDIQNRIKDSKVSFALPLTYKETCPTADTLIVFRETDLTEDWKKVTSWFQWKQHLNLDSNQILRALLKMDKRSFQSEITVWKRGEIK, translated from the coding sequence ATGTTTTTTGCTGTTCTTTTGATTCTATCTGCAATTTTCGCTATGACCCTCGGTGTTCCCGATGCGGCCTTCCCACAGGGAGACGAAATCATGCACATCAGATCCATTCGAGAAAGTTTGGATGCTGGAAGTTATACTCTTCCTGTTTTATCGGGCCTTCCCAATCCATACAAACCTCCACTTCTTTTTTGGATGGGAATGTTTTTTGATAAGATTTTTGGTGTGAGTTATTTTTCGGAACGATTGGTTTCTTTTTTATTTGGCCTTGGAACTTTGACTTTGTTCTACAAACTCTACCAATCCATCAGTCAATCGGTAAAAGAAACAAAACTGGCAACCCTGGCATTTGGATTTTCATTTCTTTCTCTCAAGTTCTTTGGGCTTCTTATGATGGAAGGAGCAATGGTTTTTTTTACCTTGCTTTATGTTTTTTTATTCTACCAATCAAAGAAATCAAAAAGTGCCACCTATGTTGCCTGGGGAAGTTTCTTCGTTGGATTCGGGTATCTACTAAAAGGTCCTATCCTTCATATTTATATTCTACTATTTTTACTCAGTTACCTGTACATCAAAATGGTTCGAGTCAGGAGAGGCCATTTCCAAATCACTTTTCGCCCTCTTCGTGAAGAAAGAAAAACGCTATTACTGTTTACTCTTTCCTTCTTAATTCCTATCCTTTGGATCTCCTACTTATATCTATTTACCAGTTCTGGAAAAGAATTGTTACGTTTCTTTTTTATTACTGAAAATATGGGGAAATTTTATGCGGCCAACCAGTCTGGTCTTAGAATTTGGGGAGGTTGGCTCCTCTATACAATTCCATTTACGATCCCTTTGTTCCACATTGTTTGGATTTCTATACGAAAACCTTCGAAGCAAAAAAATCAAATTTGGTCTATCTCGGTTATGGTATTTTTGTTATCTGTTACCATCTTTCATCTAATGCCAAATAGAAAAGATCCTTACTATGTAACTCCCTTTATCGCTTTTCTCTTTTTATTACCTGCCTTAAAAAAAGAAACTTGGGAAACATTGATACTTTCGAAATACAATGGATATTCTATTCCCATCTTTTACTTTCTATTTGTCATCATAGCAATCCTACTGAGACTTCCCGCACTCTTTGCCCTCTCTCTTTTGGGAATCATCATCACTGTGGGAGCCTTACTTGCCTTACAAAATGAAAAATTTCGTTTTTACGGAATCTTTTTACCTCAGCTCATCCTGGTTCCAATCACTATGTTTTTTCTGATCCGACCGATGGCAGATCCTGATACCGCCAAACAACTCATAGACATCGATACAAAAGAGATTTGTGTAATTGCCGAAAACCCATGGACGGCGATGGACATACAAAACAGAATCAAAGATTCGAAAGTGAGTTTTGCACTGCCACTCACTTATAAAGAAACCTGCCCCACGGCAGATACTCTCATCGTCTTTCGAGAGACAGACCTTACAGAGGACTGGAAGAAAGTAACATCTTGGTTTCAGTGGAAACAACATTTGAACTTAGATTCCAATCAAATTTTGCGAGCGCTACTGAAGATGGACAAACGTTCTTTCCAATCGGAAATCACTGTTTGGAAAAGAGGAGAAATAAAATGA
- a CDS encoding polyprenol monophosphomannose synthase, whose translation MQNKTSIILPTYNEAGNIKNCAETISKILEKESLDFEIVIVDDNSPDGTFEVAKVLAEYDKRIKPFVRITERGLSSAVTYGYGKAEGDNLVVVDADFQHDYTKIPEVIRLLKDNDIVVATRRSSDGGYGNFPIFRKLASQFATKISEWLFPVPISDPMSGFFGIRKSVYLETKGKLHPRGYKILFEILGSVRTEKIAEVGYTFGLRTWGQSKLDSGVIFYFIWDLISIKWNQWRSSHSFQFRSKRRNSHIHP comes from the coding sequence ATGCAAAATAAAACAAGTATTATACTCCCAACTTATAATGAAGCCGGTAATATCAAAAACTGTGCAGAAACAATCTCTAAAATCTTAGAGAAAGAATCTTTGGATTTTGAAATCGTCATTGTGGATGACAACTCCCCTGATGGAACTTTTGAAGTAGCCAAAGTTCTTGCTGAGTATGACAAAAGAATCAAACCCTTTGTTCGAATTACAGAGAGGGGTTTGAGTTCTGCCGTCACATACGGGTATGGAAAGGCAGAAGGTGACAATTTAGTTGTGGTGGACGCTGATTTCCAACATGACTACACAAAAATCCCAGAAGTCATTCGCCTTCTGAAGGATAACGACATTGTCGTTGCTACGAGGAGAAGTTCCGATGGTGGTTATGGAAACTTCCCCATTTTTCGAAAGTTAGCAAGCCAGTTTGCTACAAAAATTTCTGAGTGGTTGTTCCCTGTTCCTATTTCCGATCCGATGAGTGGATTTTTTGGAATTCGAAAATCGGTATATCTAGAAACAAAAGGAAAACTTCATCCTAGAGGATATAAAATTCTTTTTGAAATTTTGGGTTCTGTTCGCACAGAAAAAATTGCAGAAGTTGGTTATACCTTTGGTCTACGGACTTGGGGACAATCAAAACTGGACTCTGGAGTGATTTTTTATTTTATTTGGGACCTAATATCGATTAAATGGAATCAGTGGAGATCCTCTCACTCCTTCCAATTTAGATCCAAAAGAAGAAATTCCCATATCCATCCGTAA
- a CDS encoding STAS domain-containing protein — protein sequence MKEIRRKINFFSSLFYSTNPKVFFLFTVLCFVRDNMVTKSVEENCYRIEANRLDVYSAAGLEEDMTNIFQKGVSSLYLDFSNVEEVSSAVIGLILYKKMAYQKQGVTLLLINVNPQIQKILKILNLNGHLLL from the coding sequence TTGAAAGAAATTCGAAGGAAAATCAATTTTTTTTCTAGTTTATTTTATTCCACAAACCCTAAGGTATTTTTTCTTTTTACCGTTCTTTGTTTTGTGAGGGACAATATGGTCACAAAATCAGTAGAGGAAAATTGTTATCGAATTGAAGCAAATCGATTGGATGTATATTCTGCAGCAGGCCTAGAGGAAGACATGACAAATATCTTCCAGAAAGGAGTTTCCTCTCTTTACTTAGATTTCTCCAATGTAGAAGAAGTATCCTCCGCTGTTATCGGGTTAATTTTATATAAAAAAATGGCCTACCAAAAACAGGGAGTGACACTGCTACTCATCAACGTAAACCCACAGATCCAAAAGATCTTAAAAATTCTGAACCTTAACGGGCATTTACTTCTTTAG
- a CDS encoding alpha-glucosidase: MENKMEWWKQTSIYQIYPWSFQDSNGDGIGDLQGILGRLDQIQDLGVETIWFSPFYQSPGEDFGYDISDYTAIDPRFGTMEDCDKLIKEVHKRKMRVVLDMVMNHTSDKHPWFLESKSSKENPKRDFYIWRKGTKKTPNNWISMVGTSGWNYDKTTDESYYSNFLSFQPDLNYRNPKVKKAMLGVLDFWLGKGVDGFRLDIFNSIYKDESFRDNPPSFRYFPTPDNHDEAFFQKKQYNLNLPESFQFAKEVRKHISKYKQKPFLIGEVSGSDKVLKSFLGEKADGLNLVFQFELIHFDYHAKFFKELVEKNEREFPAPFTPTYVLGNHDQRRYIDRLGGDIRKAKVLSAFQFLARGIPVVYYGEEIARKEGRISNSLGKDPIAKMNRFIPLFLSNLLGIYINRDNCRLPMLWEMSPNAGFSKGSPWLPVGKFQEEDTVIHQKTNKDSLWNHYRSLFHLRKGSLVLKEGSIRTKSSVNPDVLCFERILGDKVVIVYLNFGEKETQEVVPKGSKSLYQFGGAKEVEGFLQLESHSGAVFETKLKK; the protein is encoded by the coding sequence ATGGAAAACAAAATGGAATGGTGGAAACAAACTTCAATTTACCAAATTTACCCTTGGTCCTTTCAGGATTCCAACGGGGATGGAATTGGCGATTTACAAGGGATTCTTGGTCGTTTGGATCAAATCCAAGATTTGGGTGTGGAAACCATTTGGTTCTCTCCCTTTTATCAAAGCCCCGGAGAAGATTTCGGATACGATATTTCTGACTATACGGCCATTGATCCACGGTTTGGAACGATGGAAGACTGTGACAAACTGATCAAAGAAGTCCACAAACGAAAGATGCGAGTGGTTCTCGATATGGTGATGAACCATACCTCAGACAAACATCCTTGGTTTTTGGAATCCAAATCCTCAAAAGAAAATCCCAAAAGAGATTTTTACATTTGGAGAAAGGGAACAAAAAAAACTCCGAACAATTGGATTTCCATGGTGGGGACTTCTGGTTGGAATTATGATAAAACAACGGATGAATCTTACTATAGTAATTTTTTATCCTTCCAACCAGATCTAAATTATCGGAATCCAAAAGTCAAAAAAGCCATGTTGGGAGTGTTAGATTTTTGGCTGGGGAAAGGAGTGGATGGGTTTCGGCTCGATATTTTTAATTCGATTTATAAAGATGAAAGTTTTCGAGATAACCCCCCGAGTTTTCGATACTTCCCTACACCAGATAACCATGATGAGGCGTTTTTTCAAAAGAAACAATACAATTTGAATTTACCCGAGTCCTTCCAATTTGCCAAGGAAGTCCGTAAACATATCTCCAAATACAAACAAAAACCATTTCTGATCGGTGAGGTGAGTGGATCGGATAAAGTTTTAAAATCCTTTTTAGGGGAAAAGGCTGATGGACTGAATCTTGTCTTTCAATTTGAATTGATCCACTTTGATTACCATGCCAAGTTCTTCAAGGAGCTTGTGGAAAAAAATGAAAGAGAATTTCCGGCTCCTTTCACTCCTACTTATGTATTGGGAAACCACGACCAAAGGCGTTATATTGATCGGTTAGGTGGTGATATTCGTAAAGCAAAAGTCCTATCTGCATTTCAGTTTTTGGCAAGGGGAATTCCCGTTGTGTATTATGGGGAAGAAATTGCAAGAAAGGAGGGTAGGATTTCCAACTCCCTTGGAAAAGATCCGATAGCCAAAATGAATCGGTTCATTCCTTTGTTTTTATCCAATCTCCTTGGAATTTATATCAATAGAGACAACTGTCGCCTGCCTATGTTATGGGAGATGAGTCCCAATGCTGGATTTTCGAAAGGAAGTCCTTGGTTGCCTGTTGGTAAATTCCAAGAGGAAGATACTGTGATCCATCAAAAAACAAACAAAGATTCCCTTTGGAACCATTACAGATCTTTATTCCATTTAAGAAAAGGATCCCTTGTTTTGAAAGAGGGAAGTATCAGAACCAAATCCTCTGTTAACCCTGATGTATTGTGTTTTGAAAGAATCCTCGGTGATAAAGTTGTGATCGTGTATTTAAACTTTGGGGAGAAGGAGACCCAAGAGGTGGTTCCTAAGGGATCTAAGTCATTGTATCAATTTGGTGGGGCCAAAGAAGTCGAAGGATTTCTCCAATTGGAATCCCATTCGGGGGCTGTTTTTGAAACGAAACTAAAGAAGTAA
- the speD gene encoding adenosylmethionine decarboxylase produces MDKEKIKLSGFNNLTKVLSFNLYDFCITLDDEQKGRYVSYIHDKYNASKITEISKEVVKRIDANILSVSAQDYDPVGASAMVLMSDVKGGGNPIPSAQVSMHLDKSHITVHTYPDAADPDGICSFRVDIDISTCGEIIPLDSINYLFEAFECDVVYIDYVVRGYTRLADGRKIYNDHHFNSILDFVKPELKRNYTFLSDINMPQDNTWQTKMMIKELGPENYLLNPEDISHPDVPNKMKLLREEMKEVYHMIH; encoded by the coding sequence ATGGATAAAGAAAAAATCAAACTTTCCGGTTTCAACAATCTGACAAAAGTTTTGAGTTTTAACCTCTACGATTTTTGCATCACTTTGGATGACGAACAAAAAGGTAGATACGTAAGTTATATCCACGACAAATACAACGCTAGCAAAATTACAGAAATTTCTAAGGAGGTTGTCAAACGAATTGATGCCAATATCCTTTCTGTCTCTGCACAAGATTACGATCCTGTAGGTGCTTCTGCTATGGTTCTTATGAGTGATGTGAAAGGTGGCGGTAATCCCATTCCTTCGGCCCAAGTAAGTATGCACTTGGACAAATCGCACATCACAGTCCACACCTATCCTGATGCTGCCGATCCCGATGGGATTTGTTCTTTCCGAGTAGACATTGATATATCCACTTGCGGAGAGATCATTCCCTTGGACTCCATCAATTATTTATTTGAAGCCTTTGAATGCGATGTAGTTTACATTGATTATGTGGTCCGAGGGTACACTCGTTTGGCGGATGGAAGAAAAATTTACAACGACCATCATTTTAATTCTATTTTGGATTTTGTAAAACCAGAACTCAAACGAAACTATACTTTTTTGTCAGACATCAATATGCCTCAAGACAATACTTGGCAAACAAAAATGATGATTAAAGAACTTGGACCAGAAAACTATCTACTGAACCCAGAGGATATTTCTCATCCCGATGTTCCGAACAAAATGAAACTTTTACGTGAGGAAATGAAAGAAGTTTACCATATGATCCATTAA
- a CDS encoding methyl-accepting chemotaxis protein has translation MAAVLLERQKKVDSFFLWAILAHTPLVFFLSLGYGATLVVTLSAVLLSFISFVFYRLGRGSFLLRAWNGATLMMFSALLIQAQFGRIEMHFHVFSALAILFVYEDWRVLFVAALTIAIHHLVGNYVQEFGTVIFGTKVMVYSYGTGLEIVFTHALFVVFETGILIYFSIRSVLELRKQIEAQTNFETIIAGVTAAMDEVSSGTKTFAENSSLISQKVREFESSFQTQSSSIEAISAATEETTASSQLILEGSNRQINEVKTVEELNRNLFSLSEGFVTSLEVMRSKIQESADSVKKTETEFTGLYQSMEVAVDDSEKMEEILELISDIAEKVNLLSLNASIEAARAGDAGRGFAVVASEISKLADSTAEATKNISSISGKIKSAIQISFKQSNQINQTVQSFVKSILSSEEGMRELTVKITSTLSAFEKQEKALQTLDQIAQEMQISSREQSNSMEEISTSVMDLNVKTQSNLGTSSNMIALIEKGNVIFNDIKESVETLAAMIEHDET, from the coding sequence TTGGCAGCTGTTCTCTTGGAACGCCAAAAGAAAGTAGATAGTTTTTTTCTCTGGGCGATTTTAGCCCACACTCCCCTTGTTTTTTTTCTCTCGTTAGGATACGGAGCTACTTTAGTCGTCACTCTATCGGCAGTTTTACTTTCCTTTATTTCTTTTGTCTTTTATCGATTGGGTAGAGGATCCTTTTTATTAAGAGCATGGAATGGTGCTACCCTTATGATGTTTAGTGCCCTTTTGATTCAGGCCCAATTTGGCCGGATCGAAATGCATTTTCATGTCTTCAGTGCACTCGCGATTCTGTTTGTTTATGAGGATTGGAGAGTTTTATTCGTAGCTGCTTTGACGATTGCCATTCATCACCTTGTTGGAAATTATGTTCAAGAATTTGGTACTGTCATTTTCGGAACCAAAGTAATGGTATACAGTTATGGAACAGGGCTTGAAATTGTTTTCACTCATGCTTTGTTTGTTGTTTTTGAAACAGGAATTTTAATCTATTTTTCTATTCGCTCTGTTTTAGAACTAAGAAAACAAATCGAAGCACAAACTAACTTCGAAACGATAATTGCAGGTGTTACGGCTGCAATGGATGAAGTTTCTTCTGGAACAAAAACTTTTGCGGAAAATTCTAGTCTGATTTCGCAAAAAGTGCGCGAATTTGAAAGTTCATTTCAAACTCAATCTTCTTCTATCGAAGCAATTTCGGCAGCAACCGAAGAGACAACCGCATCCAGCCAATTGATTTTGGAAGGATCCAACAGGCAGATCAATGAAGTAAAAACCGTAGAGGAATTGAATCGAAATTTATTTAGTTTGAGTGAAGGCTTTGTAACATCCCTTGAAGTGATGCGTTCTAAAATCCAAGAGTCTGCTGATAGCGTAAAAAAAACAGAAACGGAATTCACTGGATTGTACCAGTCCATGGAAGTAGCTGTGGACGATTCTGAAAAGATGGAAGAAATTTTGGAGCTGATTTCGGATATTGCAGAAAAGGTCAACTTACTATCGTTAAATGCATCGATAGAGGCAGCACGAGCAGGTGATGCCGGTCGGGGATTTGCAGTCGTTGCTTCTGAGATTTCTAAATTAGCAGATTCAACAGCAGAAGCGACTAAAAACATATCTTCTATATCAGGAAAGATCAAATCAGCAATTCAAATTAGTTTCAAACAATCCAACCAAATCAACCAAACAGTTCAAAGTTTTGTGAAATCCATTTTGTCATCAGAAGAAGGGATGAGGGAGCTCACTGTAAAAATCACGAGTACTCTTTCCGCATTTGAAAAACAAGAAAAAGCACTGCAAACTTTGGATCAAATTGCACAAGAGATGCAGATATCTAGTAGGGAACAATCAAACAGTATGGAAGAAATTTCTACTTCGGTAATGGATTTGAATGTTAAAACTCAATCCAATTTGGGAACAAGTTCCAATATGATTGCTCTTATTGAAAAAGGAAATGTGATATTCAATGACATAAAGGAATCTGTGGAAACCTTGGCAGCCATGATTGAACATGACGAAACATAG
- a CDS encoding leucine-rich repeat domain-containing protein — translation MKSFVYQTLTIFFITALFLHCNKEVVNAEEWLENHKEDRVLNLSNKEVGVLPASIGNLTKVEELTLQYDSLKEIPKEIGNLKQLRILNLFGNPIRTLPDEIGNLENLEILLLGRTELNEIPPVIARLQKLKTLALDETKVRLTEADVEVIASLPNLEILDLTLMREYKTLPKNLSKLNSLKHLVLQKTLLEKSDVVRLRDELPKVRVKL, via the coding sequence ATGAAGTCTTTTGTTTATCAAACACTTACCATATTTTTTATTACAGCCTTATTTCTCCATTGCAATAAGGAAGTGGTCAATGCAGAGGAATGGTTAGAAAACCATAAGGAAGATCGGGTTCTCAACCTTTCAAACAAAGAAGTGGGAGTTTTACCTGCATCCATTGGCAATTTGACTAAGGTAGAGGAACTGACTCTCCAATACGACTCGCTAAAAGAGATCCCGAAAGAAATCGGAAACCTTAAACAATTGAGAATTTTGAATCTGTTCGGAAACCCTATCAGAACCTTACCAGATGAAATTGGTAATTTAGAAAACTTAGAAATCCTACTTCTTGGTAGAACGGAACTAAATGAAATTCCACCGGTGATAGCACGTTTGCAAAAATTAAAAACGCTCGCTTTGGATGAAACGAAAGTCCGTCTAACAGAGGCTGATGTTGAGGTGATTGCGAGTCTTCCGAATTTAGAGATCCTTGATCTAACACTGATGCGAGAATACAAAACTCTCCCGAAAAACCTATCTAAATTGAATTCCCTGAAACATCTTGTTTTACAAAAGACCTTACTCGAAAAATCAGATGTGGTACGACTACGGGACGAACTTCCCAAGGTTCGAGTCAAACTCTAA